A stretch of Limanda limanda chromosome 7, fLimLim1.1, whole genome shotgun sequence DNA encodes these proteins:
- the LOC133004508 gene encoding rho GTPase-activating protein 4-like, producing the protein MASHVRLRKERPGVVDYDTQIKEVRCQLADQLKVLDLQLEQKSQQLQDLTDYLRRRGEIESEYARSLEKLAERFTSRIKRKDPGSHSVVKVWLALLSQTRQESRDHNGLSESCSNLLIQPLTNCLEYTQRLAKKSKDICSQLQDGLLKVTTELQTAWRTYHQYHSDYVYAEGKLKEAEKQEEKQKQSAAKKLERLIEKRQGKVEEINLKCIKARNDYLINLDAANASMNKYYFQDISTIIDCADVGYHHSLGRVMQAYQSRRWRAQENLSTGLQQLQGAVSGLNQVHDRDTQLQDNSSSFSMPLRFNYQPHDGDQVSEVSAECEMRCEMDTRFKQIQTRLKVVTEETEEASKNMSRAQSSLLESIGDDDLEPNAGGLSQDVNTENLTVKPSVARRRANLQETENLYFTRVKEYLVGSSLVSKLQAKHDLLKVAVEKAEESNKLQPRHNGKLSRVRKNPSSSSLLHNHKLFTGDMLSFLQASGQQIPRVVESCIRFINLNGLHHEGIFRVPGSQTEVNNLRDAFERGEDPLAEQKFDMDSVAGVLKLYFRGLENPLFPMDSTTLLLEHAQIKNDAERLAQLKSVISSYPEPLIIVMRYLFAFLNHVSQYSDENMMQPYNLGVCFGPSVFRGGQDDDDAVTLLPQINDLVKSIIHQHESIFPSQSEVQGPVYEKCMTLEQEECEPLLEEGDAEAEGTHGKAESEAVSAAGSSTSLPAAPSQTRAERPRANSSGSIDNKRASRPAGGSITSAAKFMLQIPVGPICKPKMAISPGVVRREPQGHSSAEDINIQVDKEVCRQMDTVFKELLRHQALQDPSSSAASSPSVQAPQGKGKREGRRGKGVGLFKAADP; encoded by the exons ATGGCTTCCCATGTGAGACTCCGTAAGGAGAGGCCTGGAGTGGTGGACTACGACACACAGATAAAAG AGGTGCGTTGCCAGCTTGCAGACCAACTGAAGGTGTTGGACTTGCAGCTTGAGCAGAAgagccagcagctgcaggacctgACGGACTACCTGCGGCGACGGGGTGAGATTGAAAGCGAGTATGCACGCTCCCTGGAAAAGCTTGCTGAAAGGTTTACGTCCAGAATTAAGAG GAAGGATCCCGGCAGTCACTCAGTGGTTAAAGTCTGGCTGGCTCTGCTGTCCCAGACCCGGCAGGAGAGTAGGGACCATAATGGGCTGAGCGAGAGCTGCAGCAACCTTCTCATCCAGCCACTCACAAACTGTCTGGAGTACACACAACGCCTCGCCAAGAAG AGTAAAGACATCTGTTCTCAGCTACAGGATGGTCTACTCAAGGTTACAACAGAGCTGCAGACG gcATGGCGGACGTACCACCAGTACCACTCAGACTATGTGTATGCAGAGGGGAAGCTGAAGgaggcagagaaacaggaagaaaagcAGAAGCAGAGTGCTGCAAAGAAACTGGAGAGGTTGATAGAAAAA AGACAAGGTAAAGTTGAAGAGATAAACCTGAAGTGCATCAAGGCCAGAAATGACTACCTCATAAACCTGGATGCCGCCAATGCCTCCATGAATAAGTACTACTTCCAGGACATCTCTACTATCATCGAT TGTGCAGATGTGGGCTACCACCACTCTTTAGGCCGGGTGATGCAGGCCTACCAGTCCAGGCGGTGGCGGGCTCAGGAGAATCTGAGCACtgggctgcagcagcttcaggggGCCGTGTCCGGACTGAACCAGGTTCACGACAGAGACACTCAGCTGCAGGACAATTCCAGCAGCTTCTCTATGCCTCTGCGCTTCAACTACCAGCCTCACGACGGGGACCAG GTTTCTGAGGTCAGTGCAGAGTGTGAGATGAGATGCGAGATGGACACCAGATTCAAACAGATACAGACCAGACTGAAAGTAGTCAccgaggaaacagaggag GCAAGTAAGAACATGTCCAGAGCCCAGAGTTCCCTGCTGGAGAGTATTGGTGATGATGATCTGGAGCCCAACGCTGGCGGTTTGTCTCAGGACGTCAACACTGAAAACCTGACAGTCAAGCCCAGTGTGGCCCGGCGCAGGGCCAAcctgcaggaaacagaaaacctcTACTTCACC AGAGTAAAGGAGTACCTTGTCGGGAGTTCCCTGGTATCTAAACTGCAGGCCAAACATGATCTGCTGAAAGTGGCTGTGGAAAAAG CTGAAGAATCAAACAAATTACAACCCAG ACACAATGGGAAGCTATCACGCGTCAGGAAGAATCCCTCAAGCTCCAGTTTGCTGCACAACCACAAACTGTTCACTGGAGACATGCTGTCCTTCCTACAG GCATCGGGACAACAGATTCCACGTGTGGTGGAAAGTTGCATTCGCTTCATCAACCTCAATG GTCTCCACCATGAAGGGATATTTCGGGTTCCTGGGTCTCAAACGGAAGTCAACAACCTGAGGGATGCTTTTGAGCGAG GAGAGGACCCCCTCGCTGAGCAGAAGTTTGACATGGACTCTGTGGCCGGAGTGCTGAAGCTCTACTTCCGAGGTCTGGAGAACCCACTCTTCCCCATGGACAGCACCACCCTACTCCTGGAACATGCTC AGATCAAGAACGACGCAGAGAGATTGGCTCAGCTCAAATCGGTCATCTCCTCCTATCCTGAGCCGCTCATCATTGTCATGCGATACCTCTTTGCTTTCCTTAATCA CGTGTCACAGTACAGTGACGAGAACATGATGCAGCCTTACAACCTGGGGGTGTGTTTTGGGCCCAGCGTCTTCAGAGGAGGtcaagatgatgatgatgccgTCACCCTGCTGCCTCAGATCAACGACCTAGTGAAGAGCATCATCCACCAGCATGAAAGCATCTTCCCCAGCCAGAGTGAGGTACAGGGGCCGGTGTATGAGAAATGCATGACACTAGAACAGGAGGAATG TGAGCCTCTTCTTGAAGAAGGAGATGCAGAAGCAGAGGGCACTCATGGCAAAGCCG AGTCGGAAGCAGTGTCAGCAGCTGGCAGCAGCACCAGCTTGCCTGCAGCCCCATCGCAGACGAGGGCAGAACGACCCAGAGCCAACAGTAGTGGCTCCATCGACAACAAGAGAGCGAGtagaccagcagggggcagcatcACTTCAGCTGCAAAGTTCATGTTACAGATTCCTGTTGGGCCCATTTGCAAACCCAAGATGGCCATCTCTCCTGGTGTGGTGCGCAGAGA ACCCCAGGGACACTCGTCTGCTGAGGATATCAATATTCAAGTAGACAAG GAGGTCTGTCGGCAGATGGATACGGTCTTCAAGGAGCTCCTCCGGCATCAAGCTCTGCAggatccctcctcctccgccgcctcctctccctctgtccaaGCCCCCCAAGGGAAAGGGAAACGGGAAGGACGCAGGGGGAAAGGAGTGGGCCTCTTCAAAGCAGCCGATCCATAG
- the naa10 gene encoding N-alpha-acetyltransferase 10 isoform X4, with translation MNIRNARPEDLMNMQHCNLLCLPENYQMKYYFYHGLSWPQLSYIAEDENGKIVGYVLAKMEEDPDDVPHGHITSLAVKRSHRRLGLAQKLMDQASRAMIENFNAKYVSLHVRKSNRAALHLYSNTLKFQISEIEPKYYADGEDAYAMKRDLASMADELRKPGVRVTGQEAPSGQSQAGSGDQERESEKDSGGESKELSEVSEATESTDVKDSSSDSQ, from the exons ATGAATATACGAAACGCGAGG CCGGAGGACCTGATGAACATGCAGCACTGCAACCTGCTGTGTCTTCCGGAGAACTACCAGATGAAGTACTACTTCTACCACGGTCTGTCCTGGCCCCAG CTCTCATACATCGCAGAGGACGAAAATGGCAAAATTGTTGGATACGTGTTGGCAAAGAT GGAGGAGGATCCAGATGATGTTCCCCATGGACACATCACATCCCTG GCAGTGAAGCGCTCCCACAGACGCCTGGGACTCGCTCAGAAGCTGATGGATCAGGCCAGCAGAGCCATGATAGAAAACTTTAATGCTAAATATGTCTCCCTTCATGTTCGTAAAAG TAACCGGGCGGCCCTGCACCTGTACTCCAACACGCTGAAGTTCCA GATTAGTGAGATAGAGCCTAAATACTACGCAGATGGGGAGGATGCCTACGCCATGAAGAGAGACCTGGCCAGCATGGCAGATGAG CTGAGGAAGCCAGGAGTCCGCGTTACGGGCCAGGAGGCGCCCTCTGGCCAGAGCCAGGCAGGATCCGGTGaccaggagagggagagcgagaaaGACAGCGGAGGAGAGAGCAAAGAGCTGAGTGAAGTCAGCGAGGCGACAGAAAGCACAGACGTTAAAGATTCGTCCTCTGATTCACAATGA
- the naa10 gene encoding N-alpha-acetyltransferase 10 isoform X2: protein MNIRNARPEDLMNMQHCNLLCLPENYQMKYYFYHGLSWPQLSYIAEDENGKIVGYVLAKMEEDPDDVPHGHITSLAVKRSHRRLGLAQKLMDQASRAMIENFNAKYVSLHVRKSNRAALHLYSNTLKFQISEIEPKYYADGEDAYAMKRDLASMADEVPQLRKPGVRVTGQEAPSGQSQAGSGDQERESEKDSGGESKELSEVSEATESTDVKDSSSDSQ, encoded by the exons ATGAATATACGAAACGCGAGG CCGGAGGACCTGATGAACATGCAGCACTGCAACCTGCTGTGTCTTCCGGAGAACTACCAGATGAAGTACTACTTCTACCACGGTCTGTCCTGGCCCCAG CTCTCATACATCGCAGAGGACGAAAATGGCAAAATTGTTGGATACGTGTTGGCAAAGAT GGAGGAGGATCCAGATGATGTTCCCCATGGACACATCACATCCCTG GCAGTGAAGCGCTCCCACAGACGCCTGGGACTCGCTCAGAAGCTGATGGATCAGGCCAGCAGAGCCATGATAGAAAACTTTAATGCTAAATATGTCTCCCTTCATGTTCGTAAAAG TAACCGGGCGGCCCTGCACCTGTACTCCAACACGCTGAAGTTCCA GATTAGTGAGATAGAGCCTAAATACTACGCAGATGGGGAGGATGCCTACGCCATGAAGAGAGACCTGGCCAGCATGGCAGATGAGGT CCCCCAGCTGAGGAAGCCAGGAGTCCGCGTTACGGGCCAGGAGGCGCCCTCTGGCCAGAGCCAGGCAGGATCCGGTGaccaggagagggagagcgagaaaGACAGCGGAGGAGAGAGCAAAGAGCTGAGTGAAGTCAGCGAGGCGACAGAAAGCACAGACGTTAAAGATTCGTCCTCTGATTCACAATGA
- the naa10 gene encoding N-alpha-acetyltransferase 10 isoform X3, protein MNIRNARPEDLMNMQHCNLLCLPENYQMKYYFYHGLSWPQLSYIAEDENGKIVGYVLAKMEEDPDDVPHGHITSLAVKRSHRRLGLAQKLMDQASRAMIENFNAKYVSLHVRKSSNRAALHLYSNTLKFQISEIEPKYYADGEDAYAMKRDLASMADELRKPGVRVTGQEAPSGQSQAGSGDQERESEKDSGGESKELSEVSEATESTDVKDSSSDSQ, encoded by the exons ATGAATATACGAAACGCGAGG CCGGAGGACCTGATGAACATGCAGCACTGCAACCTGCTGTGTCTTCCGGAGAACTACCAGATGAAGTACTACTTCTACCACGGTCTGTCCTGGCCCCAG CTCTCATACATCGCAGAGGACGAAAATGGCAAAATTGTTGGATACGTGTTGGCAAAGAT GGAGGAGGATCCAGATGATGTTCCCCATGGACACATCACATCCCTG GCAGTGAAGCGCTCCCACAGACGCCTGGGACTCGCTCAGAAGCTGATGGATCAGGCCAGCAGAGCCATGATAGAAAACTTTAATGCTAAATATGTCTCCCTTCATGTTCGTAAAAG CAGTAACCGGGCGGCCCTGCACCTGTACTCCAACACGCTGAAGTTCCA GATTAGTGAGATAGAGCCTAAATACTACGCAGATGGGGAGGATGCCTACGCCATGAAGAGAGACCTGGCCAGCATGGCAGATGAG CTGAGGAAGCCAGGAGTCCGCGTTACGGGCCAGGAGGCGCCCTCTGGCCAGAGCCAGGCAGGATCCGGTGaccaggagagggagagcgagaaaGACAGCGGAGGAGAGAGCAAAGAGCTGAGTGAAGTCAGCGAGGCGACAGAAAGCACAGACGTTAAAGATTCGTCCTCTGATTCACAATGA
- the naa10 gene encoding N-alpha-acetyltransferase 10 isoform X1, with translation MNIRNARPEDLMNMQHCNLLCLPENYQMKYYFYHGLSWPQLSYIAEDENGKIVGYVLAKMEEDPDDVPHGHITSLAVKRSHRRLGLAQKLMDQASRAMIENFNAKYVSLHVRKSSNRAALHLYSNTLKFQISEIEPKYYADGEDAYAMKRDLASMADEVPQLRKPGVRVTGQEAPSGQSQAGSGDQERESEKDSGGESKELSEVSEATESTDVKDSSSDSQ, from the exons ATGAATATACGAAACGCGAGG CCGGAGGACCTGATGAACATGCAGCACTGCAACCTGCTGTGTCTTCCGGAGAACTACCAGATGAAGTACTACTTCTACCACGGTCTGTCCTGGCCCCAG CTCTCATACATCGCAGAGGACGAAAATGGCAAAATTGTTGGATACGTGTTGGCAAAGAT GGAGGAGGATCCAGATGATGTTCCCCATGGACACATCACATCCCTG GCAGTGAAGCGCTCCCACAGACGCCTGGGACTCGCTCAGAAGCTGATGGATCAGGCCAGCAGAGCCATGATAGAAAACTTTAATGCTAAATATGTCTCCCTTCATGTTCGTAAAAG CAGTAACCGGGCGGCCCTGCACCTGTACTCCAACACGCTGAAGTTCCA GATTAGTGAGATAGAGCCTAAATACTACGCAGATGGGGAGGATGCCTACGCCATGAAGAGAGACCTGGCCAGCATGGCAGATGAGGT CCCCCAGCTGAGGAAGCCAGGAGTCCGCGTTACGGGCCAGGAGGCGCCCTCTGGCCAGAGCCAGGCAGGATCCGGTGaccaggagagggagagcgagaaaGACAGCGGAGGAGAGAGCAAAGAGCTGAGTGAAGTCAGCGAGGCGACAGAAAGCACAGACGTTAAAGATTCGTCCTCTGATTCACAATGA
- the zgc:158263 gene encoding ceramide kinase family protein — METDLRLESSLWVGTKRHRAVLTGWNFNWTEVDQKICDKKTISVPVAEVVGVEEGRVEILPQKTVEDKDKDFTVFYVKRSSSGGSSGLLWRLGRTQFSCPSRVLRDQWTENLRTAVKTHSPSRPHKLLVFINPYGGKKRGRQIYHSLVAPLFELAGISSHVIVTERANQARDHLLKKDLTGFDGVVSVGGDGMFSEILHGLIGRTQQESGLCENDPAVTLQPCPLHIGIIPAGSTDCVCYATVGVIDPVTSALHVIIGDSQPLDVCSVYHASALVRYSVSLVGYGFYGDVLAESEKHRWMGPLRYDYSGTMVYLSNRSYTGVVQYLPADPMLSSPRDKTRCLSGCSVCSRTTERYFPDSGSLYSAHYSQFSTESEGDWVSVEGRFRCVSLTCMSSSCPRSPQGLSPSAHLADGTGDLILVWDTHPLSFLKFLHRHTSTQDQFDLPFVEVHRVKALRFSLPSSGREMEAYDGIAEQRVVIDEEDQSYVETVSRCGSQLRLAESSAGGEMANGEKKENAFLCGLCCSKSPPVSVWNCDGEILPFTEILCRIHGQLVRLYARGIEDSTELQWGKGQV; from the exons ATGGAGACCGACCTGAGGCTGGAGTCCAGCCTGTGGGTCGGGACCAAGAGACACCGGGCGGTGCTGACGGGCTGGAACTTCAACTGGACCGAGGTGGACCAGAAGATCTGTGATAAGAAAACAA TTTCAGTCCCTGTGGCTGAGGTGGTCGGAGTGGAGGAGGGCCGGGTGGAGATCCTGCCCCAGAAGACGGTtgaggacaaagacaaagacttCACAG TTTTCTACGTAAAGCGCAGCAGCAGTGGGGGTTCTTCAGGGTTGCTATGGAGACTGGGCCGGACCCAGTTCAGCTGCCCGAGTCGCGTCCTCAGAGACCAGTGGACGGAAAACCTGAGGACAGCCGTCAAAACTCACA GTCCATCACGGCCACATAAACTGTTGGTGTTTATCAATCCGTatggaggaaagaagagaggaagacagatcTACCATTCTCTGGTAGCCCCGTTGTTTGAGCTGGCTGGGATCAGCTCtcatgttatag TGACTGAGCGAGCGAACCAGGCCAGAGACCACCTCCTGAAGAAAGACCTGACCGGCTTTGACGG TGTGGTGAGTGTGGGTGGGGATGGCATGTTCAGTGAAATACTTCACGGTTTGATTGGGCGGACACAACAAGAGTCAGGCCTTTGTGAGAATGATCCCGCTGTCACCTTGCAGCCTTGTCCTCTTCACATCGGCATCATCCCTGCAG GTTCTACGGACTGCGTGTGTTACGCCACAGTGGGAGTGATTGACCCTGTTACCTCAGCATTGCACGTTATCATTG GAGACTCCCAGCCGTTGGACGTGTGCTCCGTTTACCACGCCTCTGCTCTGGTGCGGTACTCGGTGTCTCTGGTGGGTTATGGCTTCTATGGGGACGTGCTGGCTGAGAGTGAAAAACACCGCTGGATGGGACCTCTGAGATATGACTACTCAG GTACTATGGTGTACCTGAGCAACAGAAGCTACACAGGCGTGGTTCAGTATCTGCCAGCAGACCCTATGCTCTCCAGCCCCAGAGATAAAACCCGCTGCCTCTCAGG gtgcagTGTCTGCTCCAGAACCACAGAAAGATATTTCCCAGATTCAGGATCCCTGTACAGCGCCCACTACAGCCAGTTCAGTACTGAATCAGAAG GTGATTGGGTGAGTGTGGAGGGCAGGTTCAGATGTGTGTCTCTCACATGTATGTCCAGCTCGTGTCCCAGGAGTCCTCAGGGCCTGTCTCCTTCTGCTCACCTGGCAGACGGAACAGGGGACCTCATCCTGGTGTGGGACACTCACCCGCTGAGCTTCCTCAAGTTCCTCCAccgacacacaagcacacaggaCCAG TTTGACCTGCCGTTTGTGGAGGTCCACCGCGTGAAGGCCCTCCGTTTCTCCCTCCCCTCTTCCGGCAGAGAGATGGAAGCGTATGATGGGATCGCAGAGCAAAGAGTTGTGATAGATGAGGAGGACCAATCATACGTCGAGACTGTCAGCAGGTGTGGCTCTCAGCTGCGATTGGCAGAGAGCAGCGCAGGCGGAGAAATGGCAAAcggggagaaaaaggaaaacgcCTTCCTGTGTGGCCTGTGCTGCAGTAAATCTCCGCCTGTGTCCGTGTGGAACTGTGACGGAGAGATTCTGCCTTTTACTGAGATCCTCTGCAG GATTCATGGCCAGCTGGTGCGTCTGTATGCCAGGGGCATCGAGGAcagcacagagctgcagtggGGAAAGGGACAGGTGTGA